One genomic region from Solwaraspora sp. WMMD792 encodes:
- a CDS encoding DUF1003 domain-containing protein: protein MADLRRSTGRLDQPREPGRISLPRYDPEAFGQWAEAIARFMGTARFLVYMTVAVVGWIAWNTLAPVSLRFDPYTFTFLTLLLSVQASYAAPLILLAQNRQADRDRLSLDEDRRRAAMQKADTEYLAREIASLRVAVGEVATRDFLRSELSRLAEELDEQAYRRHRLDRRPVEGPQPPDSRPDLPDSRANLPSKGPRPPGQ, encoded by the coding sequence ATGGCTGACCTGCGCCGGAGCACCGGCCGGCTGGACCAGCCCCGCGAACCGGGACGGATCTCGCTGCCCCGCTACGACCCGGAGGCGTTCGGACAGTGGGCCGAGGCGATCGCCCGGTTCATGGGTACCGCCCGGTTCCTCGTCTACATGACCGTGGCGGTGGTCGGCTGGATCGCCTGGAACACCCTCGCCCCGGTGAGTCTGCGCTTCGACCCGTACACCTTCACGTTCCTGACCCTGTTGCTGTCGGTGCAGGCGTCGTACGCGGCGCCGCTGATCCTGCTCGCGCAGAACCGGCAGGCGGACCGGGACCGGCTCTCCCTGGATGAGGACCGGCGGCGGGCCGCGATGCAGAAGGCGGACACCGAGTACCTGGCCCGGGAGATCGCGTCGCTGCGGGTGGCGGTCGGTGAGGTGGCCACCCGGGACTTCCTGCGGTCGGAGCTGAGCCGGCTGGCCGAGGAGCTCGACGAGCAGGCGTACCGCCGGCACCGGCTGGACCGCCGCCCGGTGGAGGGGCCTCAGCCGCCGGACAGCCGACCGGACCTGCCGGACAGCCGAGCGAACCTGCCGTCGAAGGGACCGCGGCCGCCCGGACAGTGA
- a CDS encoding Mrp/NBP35 family ATP-binding protein gives MSAPTSTVNDAINAALATVNDPEIRRPITELGMVRSATVDDAGRVRVELLLTVAGCPLKDKLRTDITEAVTRVPGVTGVDVDFGVMSPEQRKSLQEQLRGGSAGAEPVIPFAQPGSRTRVYAVASGKGGVGKSSVTVNLAAALAARGLSVGVIDADIYGHSVPRMLGAEGRPTRVEEMIMPPQSHGVKVISIGMFTAGNAAVVWRGPMLHRALQQFLADVYWGDLDVLLLDLPPGTGDVAISLAQLLPNAEILVVTTPQAAAAEVAERAGAIALQTHQRLVGVVENMSWLELPTGERMEIFGSGGGGTVAESLTRTVGAQVPLLGQIPLDTRVRETGDRGTPIVLADPQAPAARALDAVADRLAVRRESLLGKPLGLRPSAG, from the coding sequence ATGTCCGCACCGACCAGCACCGTCAACGATGCCATCAACGCCGCCCTGGCCACGGTCAACGACCCGGAGATCCGCCGCCCCATCACCGAGCTCGGCATGGTGCGCTCCGCGACGGTCGACGACGCCGGCCGGGTACGGGTCGAGCTGCTGCTGACGGTCGCCGGCTGCCCGTTGAAGGACAAACTTCGCACCGACATCACCGAGGCGGTGACCCGGGTGCCCGGCGTCACCGGGGTGGACGTCGACTTCGGTGTGATGAGCCCGGAGCAGCGCAAGTCGCTGCAGGAGCAGCTGCGCGGCGGTTCCGCCGGCGCCGAACCGGTCATCCCGTTCGCCCAGCCCGGGTCCCGCACCCGGGTGTACGCGGTGGCCAGCGGCAAGGGTGGGGTCGGCAAGTCCAGCGTGACGGTGAACCTGGCGGCCGCGCTCGCCGCGCGCGGGCTGTCGGTCGGGGTGATCGACGCCGACATCTACGGACATTCGGTGCCCCGGATGCTCGGTGCGGAGGGACGGCCGACCCGGGTCGAGGAAATGATCATGCCGCCACAGTCGCACGGCGTGAAGGTCATCTCGATCGGCATGTTCACCGCCGGCAACGCGGCGGTGGTCTGGCGTGGGCCGATGCTGCACCGGGCGCTGCAGCAGTTCCTCGCCGACGTTTACTGGGGCGACCTGGACGTACTGCTGCTGGACCTGCCGCCGGGCACCGGGGACGTGGCGATCTCCCTGGCCCAGCTGCTGCCCAACGCCGAGATCCTGGTGGTGACCACGCCGCAGGCGGCCGCCGCCGAGGTGGCCGAACGGGCCGGTGCCATCGCTCTGCAGACCCACCAGCGGCTGGTCGGGGTGGTGGAGAACATGTCCTGGCTGGAGCTGCCCACCGGGGAGCGGATGGAGATTTTCGGCAGCGGCGGCGGCGGCACTGTCGCCGAGTCGCTGACCCGCACCGTCGGTGCCCAGGTGCCGCTGCTCGGCCAGATTCCGCTGGACACCCGGGTACGGGAGACCGGTGACCGCGGCACCCCGATCGTGCTGGCCGATCCACAGGCCCCGGCGGCCCGGGCGCTCGACGCGGTCGCCGACCGGCTCGCGGTCCGCCGCGAGTCGCTGCTGGGCAAGCCCTTGGGTCTACGGCCGTCCGCCGGCTGA
- a CDS encoding preprotein translocase subunit TatB: protein MFDNLNWWEIGLLLLLALLIFGDRLPQVISDGLRMLRNLRNMARNATSDLSRELGTDIQLEDLHPKAFIRKHLLSEEDEAALRKPLQGVYDDLRSDVSGVRDELREVADAADLKSAAKPTTVTGGASRSAVPTSPAADTSLSAGTSPAAVPPKPLDADAT, encoded by the coding sequence ATGTTCGACAACCTGAACTGGTGGGAGATCGGTCTGCTCCTGCTGCTCGCCTTGTTGATCTTCGGTGACCGGTTGCCGCAGGTCATCTCCGACGGCCTGCGGATGTTGCGCAACCTGCGCAACATGGCCCGCAACGCGACCTCCGACCTCAGCCGTGAACTGGGCACCGACATCCAGCTCGAGGACCTGCACCCCAAGGCGTTCATCCGCAAGCACCTGCTCAGCGAGGAGGACGAGGCCGCGCTGCGCAAGCCGTTGCAGGGCGTCTACGACGACCTGCGTTCCGACGTCAGCGGGGTCCGCGACGAGCTGCGTGAGGTCGCCGACGCGGCCGATCTGAAGTCCGCCGCGAAGCCGACGACGGTGACCGGCGGCGCCAGCAGGTCGGCTGTCCCGACCAGCCCGGCCGCCGATACCAGCCTGTCCGCCGGGACCAGCCCGGCCGCCGTCCCGCCCAAGCCGTTGGACGCCGACGCCACCTGA